ACCCAAATTTGATCGGgtttttggtatatatatatgctaataaatttaaattttattgggcctaaaagtaatatatatatgtatatatatatcgaatTTCCTAATCtgaaaagttatattttttttcttttaattcctctCTTACAGTCTCTCTATCTTTCATTATTGATGAGACTTTTGATGCAAAATTCAAAGTTTGAAAGACTAGAAGACTGACAGTCAGGCTAGATTATTTTGTGAAGTAGTTAGTGGTAAGAATGatctaaaaaaatctataaggtaaattaaacttaaatttGGATCTGAATATCCAATATCCAATCTGGTTTAAACTTGAAACCTGGTTTTTGACATCTGGTTTAAATCCGGTTGGTTACAGGTCTAGTTTTTACAGATTCAAAAAACTAggtacccgatccggttttGGCCCGAGTTTGCTCACCCTTACTTCCTAGTCTTAACGATAGCATATGAAGTACAAGGAGCTATCTCGAGGTTTACCTAAGTAGTTCGAGAttcaaagagagaaaaaatgtACTGTTCTACTGCTTCTGCTCCTTGTATGCTTTATCTAAAAATTTGCTATGATGCTTATATTCCGCATATGCCTTCTCTAAAATTCTAGTTTACTCATTATCTCTAGGGAGATAGAAATAGAGAATTTCTAAGTAACAAAGGTAGACCGCTGAGACTAACAATGAGAGTACTCAAAAGAGGCTATCTCCTCAACGAGGTTGCCCATGCCACAGCATCGACCAATTGCTACCCCTAAATAAGTGCCTCCATAGCTAATCGCCATTGATTTGTACCCCTTGGCCTTCTCGAACCAATATATCTTGTACAACCATGAAAAATTCTACTACAAAATATGAAGTTAATCAATAATTATAGTCTATGTCAAAGAAATTATTACTAATTCTGCTTCTTTTGCTCCTTGTATACTTTCTCTAAAAATTTTCTATGCTGCTTCTATTCCTCATATGCCTTTTCTAAAATTCTAACTTACTCGTAATCTCTAGAGAGATAGAAGCAAAGAATTGCTAAGTAGCAAAGTTAGACAGCTAAGACTAGCAATGAGAGTATTCAAAAGTGGCTATCTCCTCAATGAGGTTGCTCATGCCGCAACATCGACCAATTGCTACCCCGAAATAAGTGCCTTCATAGCTAATCACCATTGATTTGTACCCTTGGCCTTCTTGAACCAATATATCTTGTAGAGCTTTGAAAATTTTCCCTTGCAAAATATGAAGTTAATCAATAATTATAGTCTATGCCAAAGAAATTATTACTAATTAAGAGTAAAATTTCTCAACATCTAACTATCGTTAATTATATGTCTATCAAATTAAAGAGATTATTGCTAATTGGGTGTCCCTACTCATTCCAACTTCCATCTTCTCTTCAATAGACATCTATAAAAGCTTCCATATTGGATACTTTCCTACCCAATTTGGCTtcctaaacaaataaataattaaattatagttagctgtcataaaaaattaaatgcatatactaaaaaaatgagaaacttACTAGCCTATCTCTGTGTTAAATTATGGAGATAGAACAACTATGATAAATTGCGGTAGATCTCTGtgttccatatttttcatcattccaaatcaaCAACAACTGCTCCCAAACATTGTGCTTGATCCATTTTGGCCTCTTTCGCTTCTCCCATCCATGACCTAGATCTCTACTCAACCACTCAACaacttttttattaaacattttTCCCACTTCTCTGACATCATTCGATTGCCACGTAAAGTGGGACTACAATACATAATTAAACTTATGTACAAattaccaaattaaaaaaattaattaagaaaataaattcttaaaaagaGATATACTTGAAACTGTTACCGATACTCCTTTATAATTTCTTTCAAGGTGTCAATCACagatttcttatttaaaaaaaagttaaaaaaaacatattaaggtttaattatatcatttgagcctataataataataataataaatgattttacTGTAGGCTTGATGGGACGATGAAGGTTTTCCGCAACCAGCCACCATCATGGGCCTCTATAACCTCCTCATGCCTTCATTTTTCCCCCCCTTTTTGAGTCAGAACCATCTTTAGGATTTACTTGGTCATCCTCGAGGCCTCATCAGTAGGAGGTGGAATCTCATGGTTCGAAGGTAGGACATTTGCTAGAATGAAGGCTCGTGTATCAACTTATTTTGAAGAGCCTCAGGAACGTATACACAAAGGACCAATAAAAGAATGGGACCTCGAGCTTGTAGTTTTCAAATCCCCTTGGGTCTTAAGCCTACCTTTTTGAACACGAACTCTATGAGAGTGTCATGATAATTTAAAGCTTGTAAATGATGCTATATGGACTATGAACAGACTGACTGATCTTTTTGGTCCTTTACTAAAATCCTTTACTTTAAAATAAGAATTGATTGATTTTACTAGCCTAATTTCTTGGGTATGGCTACCAAACAACCGTCATTGTTATTGACACTAATGTGAgttgaaatatgaaaaattaataggATTTTCATGGACTCGGCAAgctttgataaaattataaagcATGTTGACTACCACCTAAAACTTGAGATTTAGGAATGCTATTAaacatattcaattttttatgtttttacttGTGGATGTGAATATTAATGTTATTCAAATGGATTGGAACTAACTCTGATGGGTAGTTTGGAACATATCCTTTAGTTTTAAATTCAACTATCATTAGAGTTGGTAAGTTCTTTACTTAATCGTCACTAcacaaaaaaagtgtttttgaggcggttttaaagccctatagaggcggttttaaccgcctctataggtgTAGCGTTGGTTTTTTTACCCGCCTCTAAACCGCCTTCtatcaagccggctctacactttagagccggtttgtATCAACCGTTGGGGTAAATTTTATCTACGGAgcggtttttaataacaagattagaggcggttataaccgctctctataactactaagttttcatagttttagaggcggttataaccgcctctatagctattaagttttcattaccatttaatagttttagaggcggttataaccgcctctaaaaatttattgtagtagaggcggttataaccgcctcaataactataaaattttcattaatcctcaatagttttagaggtggttataaccacctctaaaaattataaatggtagaggcggttataaccgcctctatagtttataatttcttgcatgttcatacttttagaggtggttataaccacctctaaatttgttcatttaattaaattgaattttattttttttccactattaataataaataaatttgcttaacctgtaaatcaaaaacataaattttcattacattcaaaaatatactaaatttaatttcattgaacATTATTGACATGTTATGAATTAAACTGTAATGTATTTTGAGTACTAGCAAAATGTAAGAGTTTTACACTATTTGtgtactttcattacaaaatattttttgagttaattacacaaagtaaaaaaagcttcatgtatcctcatcttcaaccctcttgatctttaaccatgaattctccaaaatctgcaaaaacattaaacaaaatccaATCTTAATCAAAATTGACACCAATGAACAGCTGATGTTAAGTCTCTGGATGCCATGATTCATGCATTGGGATTCAATAATAACTAAATCAGGAATTAATATCAAATGGTAACAAAAAGGTAGTCATCAACTAGAGATTCAAAAACTTACCCTTTGCAAAGTTGATAATTGAACTTCCTTTAGTTCATAAGATAATGGATTCCTTTGAATGTAAGATCTGTACAAATTAGTAGACttttaataaaagataaaaaccgATAACTAATAGaatcacaaaattaaataaataaataaaagttatggTACTCGAAATCCTTTACTAAaagatttatatgtatatatatatatatacatatatatatgtaccattCTTATCACATCTTTAAAACAAAACAGAGGAATCAACCAATCCATCCAAAAGTTGCATGTCTTGGCATGTAAACTCATTCCAAATGCATAATATGAAAAGTCATGTTGTGGATGAACCTTTTTTTGCTTTGATGGAGCACACATGTTATGGTAATCCACAAACTTCTAATACTGCAGGTATTTGACAAGGGAAAACCCGTTGTCGAATTCCACATCCAATTAAAAGACActcatcatttttgtttttaatttgtatgtGCTCAATTGTTCTAGCATGTAGATAAGTttcataaaatgaaataataaaactagTAATCACCAAATCCACATTTACAGTAATTTCCTTGAGGGAGCATTTGGGTAAGAGTGatgtcatttttatatatagtctGAACTACTCACAcctcatatataaatatatatatatatatagactatactactatattaaaatgaaaaaacaacTAATGAAAGTACTCATGATatataaaaagcaaaaacataTTAATCAACATGTTATTATAACATGTGGTGATATGTCAAGATTCCCATTGAATTATTGCAATagttaattatgaatttatgaggGCACAAAAGAAGTTGATCCATAGGAGAAATTACTAATTCTAGTTTCTTTTTTGGAGGTAAACCTTTGGTGGAGTAATATGACAGTACTAATTCTAGCCTATCATGAGGTATTCGATTTAGTTAGAATGATACAGAAATATCTCACTGAAATGTCACTTATATATGTTCCTATTTTTAGAAACATCTATATTCTATAAAATCGGAACCATGCAAAGGTGTTGACCAAATCAAGACATCAATTATGTCACTCATCAATTATTTCACTTCAAGAATTGCAAGCAATCATTTCTTATGGCATGGAAGATATGCATCATAAAACCATGCCAGCCACATGatgaaaattgtaaattttgagCACAACTCTACTTCAAAGGTAATATCCAGCAAACCTCTTAAGCCACATGATGTTTAGATTTTGTCCAGTGATATCAGTCAACAGATGCAACATCTTCAACCTATGCACATCAttacaaaaaaatgttttaatttgttatttaagaATGAAAAGTGATAAAAAGTAAGACAAATAATTTACTTCCTCGACGGGTGCTTTAGACATCCTATCATTTAAACTTCTTTCAGCCATAAACCCTCCAAATAACTCCTTCATATCAGCCAAATCTGAGCTTAGCTTCTCATATTTATCCTTCATCTCAGCCAATTCCAATTTAACGTTCTCCAACTCCACTTTATGATTGTTGTCAGTAGTTGAAGCACTTGTGCTAGTGAATTTCGATATGACACTAAAATACCTACTTGGAGTAGGGCCTAATCCCAAACCACGCACCCTACCATTATGTTCAGCTCCATAAATCTCTTGAAATaccatttcattgatttcattttgttCAAAATTTGCACTTGAGCTTGTGTAACTAACTTGGAGATCATGTGCTGCTTCCTGTAAGTTCAActaaatattattgaaaatagaaacaaaaaagcAATATCGTCAACAATATCGAAAATACTGGCAACATAATGAAAATAGAGAGGTATATGATAGATggcaaagaaatgaaaatttttaaagctGGCTTATGAAGATTTTTAAGGAATGGTTTAATTTCTAAAGCTTCTATTAGCtataataaacttatttaaGGAATAGTTTAATTGAAACCATTTCTAAACTAATCAAACTTACTAAAATTTATACCAtgtaaagagagagagagagagaattgaatctttttctttgtctttctttttcatttttctatcaTAGAAGATACAGTATGAAACTAGTTAAAAATTAGAACAACGACTAGATTCCCCAAGAAGCATGATAGATGTTAATGGGCATGGAAGAGATGATGGTAAATGATAATTCTAACTGAGACAACATATATTATCTTAGTGTGAAAAGGCAGGTATTTGCATTTGATCTCAttctttatcaataaaaataaataaataattaaaatgtagCAAGCTACAAGAATGAGAAACATCATACAAGGCATTAACAtggaaataagaaaataatcttTCTTATAAATAGATCACTCACCAATTTCTTTCTAAATTCTTCATTTACATAGCtaccatctttctttttatgagTTGCATCCCACATTGTAAGACGATCCGGCTCTTTCCCCGTTTCATTTTCCTATTaaacaatcaaaactttaatcatttcattctaacattaattataaaataaatcacttACTATTTCTTTCCTAATTGCAAAACTTTTTCGACCACATGTATgtgcattgttttgtttttttgcatttcttttatttatttcagcaAGTTCCTACACAATAAAAACCATATTCcaattataaaagataaattaaactcaaatacaattcataatagtaacaataataatttaaataaaacttataccAATTACCTCATTCCTTGGGTTATACCATTGATTTGAACAAGGCCGGGCCATTGTTCTTCAAGAATAGTTGAAGGTGGTTCCACTAaaactctttcttttttcttttggaatataAAATTCTGCCTTCAAGTCACCTTTCCAATCTCTCCATCTCGTGTTAGATTAATAGCGATGGGGGCGGGGGCCTTGGGacgggatgccgccgtcgccggAAGCCCCGGCGGGGCCGGCGGCGGCGTCACGAGCGGGAAGGGGCGCTCCGTTTCATCTCGATCACTAgtcgtttttgatgaaactcgCCCttgggtttttatgatgacaaatccatcatGATGGTCCCttggcgagattccaaagtcgacgaGCCGGCGGCCGTCCGACGCCCGAGCGCATActcccgatcgaacattggctcaCGGTCatcaaaatccgtgaaacttcgcccggggtttTCATCTGATGCGATAGCGATGGGCGGGCGCCGGGCGAGATACCGCCGTCGCCCGCTGACCCCATGACGGCGGCGGCTGACGTCACCGCGACAGGGaagggcgcgctccgtgtcatctcgaTCCACTCgatgcgtttttgatgaaacttcgccttAGGGTTTGTGATGACCAAAATCCATCAGCGATGGTCCAGTGAATTCAAAGTCGACCGCCGGTAGTCGGCGCGACGCTACTCTCGGTCGAACGTGGCTcggtcatccaaaaatccgtgaaacttcgcccgggggttTTCCATGTGATGCCAAGCGATGGGGGCGGGGGCGCCGggcgggatgccgccgtcgcccggacggcccGCCGGCCGCGGCGTCACCGCAGCAAGGAAgggcgctccgtgtcatctcgatccactcgtgcgtttttgatgaaacttcgcccccttggggtttttatgatgacaaatccatcagCGATGGTCGCGGCGAATTCAATGTCGACCCGACCGCCCGGTCATGGCGCGCATACTCCCCGATCAAGCGTTGGCTACGATCATCAAAATCCGTGAAACCGCCGAGGGTTCATGTGATGCCAAGCGATGGGGCGGGCGCGGGCTGAGGGCGCCCGCCGCTCGCCCAGCGGCCGAGGCGCCAGCGCCCGCGTCCTGCGATCGCGCAGGCGCGCTCCGGCGGGACGCCGCGATCAGCGCGTGCGAACCCGCGAATGTTGCCCGGCGGCATTTCGTTTCAGATGCCAAGCCATGCGGGCGTGGGGCGCCGGGCGCGTTATGCCGCGGCGCGGTGCGGCTTAGTCGCCGATCACGCGGCGCTCCGAGAGAAGTCATGATCCGCCGTGCGATCTGGAACTTTGAACTTCATTCACCCGGGTTGTGAGGGGTTTCAAGTGATAGCGAGAGATGTCATGGGCGCGTAACCGTTTTTGCCGTCGATGGCGGTTTGCACAAGTACAAAAGTCTAACCTTCTCGCGCTGCTTGAGCCGGATTCGAGGAGGGAGGGGCCGAATCGGTGCGACGGCTGGATCTCGATGGATCGTGGCAGACAAGGGCCACTCGCCACTACAATGCCCGTCGCGTATTTAAATTAAATGCGCGAAAGTTCGGCCGCGCCCATGCTCGGGTCGCGCTCGAGGCGCGCGCCGCCATGTGGTCGCCCAGCGGTGGCGGCGCACGTGACCAGGCCCGTGGGGCGCGTGGTCCCTGCGGGTCGAGTTCGGGCGGCGGGCGTGGCGCGCCCGCGCTAGCGGATTACTGGCCCAGGGCGTTCGACCATAATCCGACACACGGTAACCGCGCGTAGCGGCTTTTTCAGCCAAGCGCGATGACCAATTGTGTGAATCAGCGGTTCCTCGTACTAGGTTGAATTACTGGCGGCGCGGTCATCGATGAGGGTAAAACTAACTTTGTCTCGACGGTCTAAACCCAGCTCACGTTCCCCTATTGGTGGGTGAACAATCCAACACTTGGTGAATTACGCTTCACAATGATAGGAAGAGCCGACATCGAAGGATCAAAAACAGCGTCGCTATGAGCGGCTTGGCTGCCACAAGCCAGTTATCCCATGGTAACTTTTACGGCACCTCTGGCTTCAAATCCCGAAGGGGCTAAAGGATCGATAGGCCAGCTTTCACGGTTCGTCGTGCTGGAAAATCGAGAATCAAGCGACTTTTACCCTTTTGTTCCACCACCGAGATTTACGTTCTCGTTGAGCTCATCTTAGGACACACTGGTTATCTTTTAACGGATGTGCATGACCAAACTCCCACTGACAATGTCTTCCGCCGGATAGGACGCGCGGACGCCAGGATAAGGAGGCGGAGCCCGCCTCGGTCCGCGGAATAAGTAAAATAACGTTAAAAGTAGTGGTATTTCACTTCCTTCGAGGGCTCCCACTTATCTACACCTCTCAAGTCATTTCACAAAGTCGGACTAGAGTCAAAGGCTCAGCAGGGTCTTCTTTTCCCCAGTTCAGCCAAGCGTGTTCCCTTGTGTGGTTTAGTTGGATAGTAGAAGCAGGGGCGGTGAGAATCTCGTTAATCCATTCATGCGCGTCACTAATTAGATGACGAGGCATTTGGCTTCTATAAGAGTCATAGTTACTCCGCCGTTTACCAGCGCTTGGTTGAATTTCTTCACTTTGACATTCGAGGCTGAAATCACGTTGCGTGAGCATCGCGAGGACCATCGCAAtgctttgttttaattaaacttAGTTCCCCTTGTCGTATCGATTCGAGTCGGCTGTTCGGCGCCGGGGAAGGCGCCGCCGCAGGGCGGCGGCATGAGCCGTTCGATCAGTCCCAATGAAGCCGCGGCGGCCGCTCCTGCGCCGCGACGCGGCTCGGCGATCCAGCCGAGCGGCCGACAGGTTGGGGCGGGACCCCGTGCCCGACCCTCGAGCCAATCCTTTTCCCGAAATTCACGGATCCGTTTTTGCCGACTTCCCTTGCCTACATTGTTCCATGGCGGTACGACTGCACCTTGGAACTGATGCGGTTATGAGTACGGCCGGTGAGGCGCTTTCGGTCCTCAGTTTTTCCTGCGGGCCGCCCGGGCTGCCGGACACACGCGCATGCGTCCTGTGCTCTTCGGCGGCTGGACCCTACCTCCGGGCGAGGCCGTTTTCGAGTGGGTAGGCCCGTTGAGAAAAGATAACTCTCCGGGGCCCCGTGGCGTCTCGAGACTCCCTAACGTCGCCGTCGGCCGCCACGTCGGCTCGGGAATTTTTAACCCGATTCCCCTTTCGGGCTCGGCAGCGCAGCTCTGGCCGGGCCTCCCCGTCCTTAGGATCGGCTAACCCATGTGCAAGTGCGTTCATGGAACCTTCCCCTCTTGGCCTTCAAAGTTCTCATTTGAATATTTGCTACTACCACCAAGATCCGCACGGGCGGCCGCTCGCCAGACTCGCGCCCAGGGCTTGCCGCCGCGCCTCCCTCACTCGGCCGGGCATGGCGTCGCCCGATGGCCGAGTAATGGGTCGGCGGCAGTGCGCCATCCATTTCGGGGCTAGTTGATTCGGTGAGTTGTTACACACTCCTTAGCGGTTGGACTTCCATGACCACCGTCCTGGCTGTCTTAATCGACCAACACCCTTTGTGGGTTCGGAGTTGCTGTTGATCGGAGCACTGCGTAACCAGCTTCGGTTCATCCCGCATCGCCGATTCGCTTACCAAAAATGGCCCATGGAGCTCCTCGATTCCGTGGCGCGGCTCACCGGAGCAGCCGCGGCGATACCTATTTAAAGTTTGAGAGAATAGGTCGAGGCGTTGCGCCCGATACCTCTAATCATTGGCTTTTACGGATAGAACTCGCGCGCGGGCTCCGGCTATCTGAGAAACCCGGAGGGAACCGGCTACTAGATAGTTCGATTAGTCTTTCGCCCCTATGCCGAAGTCAGACGAACGATTTGCGTCGATTATCGCTGCGGGCCTCCACGGAATCCTCGGCCGCCCGCTTCGGGCATAGTTCACCATCTTTCGGGTCCGGCAGTCGTGCTCAACTCGAACCTTCACGGAAGATCGGGGTCGGTCGGCGGTGCAGCCCCTCGGGGATCCGCCTTGAGCTTCCTTGCGCCTTTCGGGTTTCCAGCGCCGTCGGCTCACTGCGCATGTAGGACTCCTTGGTCCGTGTTTCAAGGCCAGGGTCGGATGGGGGAGCCCACGGGCGGTGCGGAGGCCAGCGCCCGTCCGTGCCGCGAGGGCTGGCACTAGGGGCTGTCGCTCTCGTCCGGCGCCCGGCCAGCGTCTCCTCGGGCGGGGTCATCACGCCCGGGCCAGCCGCCGGCGCAGCCCGCATCGGTCAGCGGCCCGAGCGGCGGCGGAAGCCCGGCGCTCGTCGTCGTTCCGCATCCGGCGGGCAGCATCGCGGCCCCATCCCGCTTCCCTCCCGGCAATTTCCGGCACTCTTTGACTCTCTTTTTCAAAGTCCTTTTCATCTTTCCCTCGCCCGGTACTTGATTCGCTATCGGTCTCGCCCGTATTCGAGCCTTGGGCCGGAATTTACCGCTGCGATTAGGGGGCTGCATTCCCAAACAACCCGACTCGCCGGTGAGCGCTCGTGGTGCGGCAGGGAGTCCAGCTGCGACGGGGCTCTCACCCTCTCAGGCACCTCTCCGGGGACTTGGGGCCCCGAGTCCGTCGCTGAGGGCGCCTGCGGACCTGGTCGGGTGGCGTCACCGCCCGATTCTCAAAGCTGAGGCTCTTCCCGGTTCGCTCGCCCGTTACTAGGGGAATCCTCGTAAGTTTCTTTTCCTCCGCTTGTTGATATGCTTAGACTCGGTGGGTGGCCCGCTGACGACAGGGTCATGGCGGCGGGCCTGCGGGAGGGAGGTGATCCCCACCCCTCCCAGCGGCGACCTGTCGTCCGTTGGCGGCGCGGTGCCCCTCCACCCGCCTTAGCGCGAGGCGCGCTGCGACCTCGGGATCTCAGCGCGAGGCCGGTCAACGCTTCGTCGCGCCCGCCCCGCTTTGCGAGGCGACCGCCGGTCTTGACCGCGCGCGCGGCGATCTCACGCGTCCGGCCGGCAGCAGCGCGCTGCCGCGCGCGACTGTCGTCGCGTGACGCCCGGGCGGGCGTGCCCTCGGCGGGAGGTATTTTCCGG
This genomic window from Dioscorea cayenensis subsp. rotundata cultivar TDr96_F1 chromosome 20, TDr96_F1_v2_PseudoChromosome.rev07_lg8_w22 25.fasta, whole genome shotgun sequence contains:
- the LOC120251300 gene encoding uncharacterized protein LOC120251300, translated to MARPCSNQWYNPRNEELAEINKRNAKKQNNAHTCGRKSFAIRKEIENETGKEPDRLTMWDATHKKKDGSYVNEEFRKKLEAAHDLQVSYTSSSANFEQNEINEMVFQEIYGAEHNGRVRGLGLGPTPSRYFSVISKFTSTSASTTDNNHKVELENVKLELAEMKDKYEKLSSDLADMKELFGGFMAERSLNDRMSKAPVEEVEDVASVD